The stretch of DNA attggaatggttctacaaaaaccaatataaaaatgaatactaAATGATTATGGCTTAAAACTTACTTTATCCCAAATGACTCCGTTTCTTCAGTGAATGAATCTTCCATTTCATAATTAAATCCACATTGCCCTTCGCAGTCGTTGAGGACCAATAGAACCTATCTCTCCAATATCAGACGGACACGTCACCTTGATTGGGCGATGATAAGTCTCTAAAAGAAACGATAAAAAGGGATCACTGTTATAAAATCATGTCTGGCAATttccacgaaaaaaaatcatagaaCTGCGAAGCATTTAACCAACTGTTCgatttgattattatatttttgcaAAAgagatgttttattttttttttcgtttaagaCAATAATCCGAACGAAAAGATATTATGGTGGTATGGTTAGATAAGGATTGTAGTTAAAAAGGACCTTTGATAGTCGCAGTAAGAGATACAGAAATTATACAGTAAATATCGCCAAAGGAAATTTACCTTGGCGCATAATTCGCTGCTGAAGGGCTTCagtaattccctatagttggAGAACCAGCGAATAACAGTCCTTTTCCTGTTATAATGCGAAGGAATTTTGATCTATAAGCATCAATGTTTTGCCAAacaatgtcaacaaaaaatgtctcGTGAAATGTTGTTTGGGAATATCAACTTGATCGACATGTGGCATTCTTTCACCATCAATTTTTCGCTGTATAATTTTCACCCAACTTAAATACCTCGCCATCTTTTTACCTAACTAAATAAGACTCGAGCGAACTAGAGCTTTTCGGGACTGTTAGAGCGCGCGATCTAGctctctcgtttttctttatgttGTGCGTTCAACCGATGCAGTTACGCAGCAGCCTAAGGGGTTGGACGGAATCAAGAGACAGAAAATGTTAAATGGTGGGTCATATCTCGAGTAGAAGGTATCGGTCTTAACAAGTGATTTAACATTTGCGAATTTTTGCAATCCTGAACAACTCATCCGCCTGCTGTTGAACTTTTCGCGTTTTTACTATCGACGACGACTTGCACGAATGTTTTCTCGTCCGTCACCCACCAACTCGCAAGATTGATCTTAGCCAGTCCATCTTTGTCAGGAAAATTAATTAGGAGCtcgctatttttattttatcgttTCATCGTCTACAGTTTAATTGTCTAGCCTGGAATCTTAGACGCAGCTATCGGCAATGGTCGATAGCATGACGAGAGTAGGCGGGCGCAGCCGGCACAGCGCGAACATCAGGGCATCCAGGCGCCAGGAACAAGTGTCTTATCATTTAAAAGTATCAATATATCATACCATACATGGCCCTCACGAAAGGTCATGTTAACCGGTTCCTTTCATATTTTCAACATGAGCGGCGTAATTTGTTTCCTGCTGTGTTGGCAACTCTTGATTTCCACACGAATGGAACTCATCTATTTAATAACGGATATGCTATTTTTTTAAGGCATTATTAATAGTTCAAACAAGACGATTACCCAACAAGTACTGTGGGCACTTTCAAAAATCGTGTTTTTTGCTGGGCATTCACtgatagtttctttttctaatggTAGATGGCAGAATGAAATGTTTACTTTCGTTtcaaagtgaaaataaaaaagttcaaaaccTCGGTGAACATTAAACAAACACGAATGGCTGGCGCCTATAACAATTCTGAAGATGATTTTAAAAGTTCACCTCCTGTGAGCCAAaaatttgtaagaaaaaatcaaaagatccCGGTGGGGCACATTCTGGCTTCACTGAAATGGAGGAATACTTCAGTGGTTCAGAAAATGACAGGTACACATAATTTTATGACAGTTCATTCCCCAAAACTAATCAAGTGTCACTGTGAACCATTGAAAACCAACAGAGAGCATCAAAGTTTTGTTTACTTCTGATTTGGGTGTGGTGGACTTTCACCCATCTGGAGACTGTGCAGTAGTTTATATTTCTGCAGCGGAAATGATTGAAGGTGTTTTGTACAAAAAACGACTGGCTGGACTCAAATCAGTGAGTATAATATCCCCCTTTTCTCAATCAGTGAGATTGTTTGaattgtgtttttctctttaggTCAAAGGAATTCGCAAGGTTATTGTGGCCGAAAGAACTTACCTCTCTTTACAGCAGTTTAGCACACTTCAACAGTTTGCGGTCCTGGAGCTTGAACTTGATCTCATTCCTGTGACAGAAAATGGTCTTCATGCTCTGCTAGTTCAAATGGTATGATAGTTCCTAAAATGACAGACACATAGTGCCACATGTTTTATTGTTACCTGTTACAAacattgtttatttgttttggggGCTGCATTTCAGGTTTCTGCTGAAAATAAGATATCCAAAAATCCTTTCATGCAACCTTTGAAAATTCAGAGTGACCAATCAAATCACATATCAAATGCACTGAAGAATGTTCCAAAAATTggcgataaaaaaattgcaatgcTTGTTGAGAGATTTGGCTCTTTGCAAAGCATTGCAATGGCTCCCGTTGAAGATCTGACATCGTTGCTTGGTCCCGGACTCGCGCGTGAAGTGCGCGACTatttcaactaaatttttcctaagtattattattgtactggtttaaaagacaaatttcagaaaattaatGCTTTCAATCGTGaattaatatttctaaaaatttaaaattttcaagaatACCTCAAATGTCTCAAAATTGTATTATATTGTGCAAATAAATGAACTTGATTCGCTTCAgtctattaaaacatttacatGGTCGCAAGAAACTAAACgatgaaaagacaaaagttGTGGGAATTTATGAGacaggaattttattttaatttttttgattttttatcaacaGTAAATCATCGGAAGTTTTCGCCGACAAATTTACAGCATTCGAATCAACTTTCAAAATCGTTTATAGTTATTAAATTTGCACAGATGTATAGGTGGCTAGAATGTACGTAATTCATATTGGGATCAAAATTGCTGGACATGAAGATAAACGATTATCAGCTATCGCTATCTGAATATGAATAATGTTATTGAAAAGGGAGAAGACAAAATGCGTCATTGCTGCACTAACGATCGCTTGA from Daphnia pulex isolate KAP4 chromosome 4, ASM2113471v1 encodes:
- the LOC124192404 gene encoding Fanconi anemia core complex-associated protein 24-like, which produces MAGAYNNSEDDFKSSPPVSQKFVRKNQKIPVGHILASLKWRNTSVVQKMTESIKVLFTSDLGVVDFHPSGDCAVVYISAAEMIEGVLYKKRLAGLKSVKGIRKVIVAERTYLSLQQFSTLQQFAVLELELDLIPVTENGLHALLVQMVSAENKISKNPFMQPLKIQSDQSNHISNALKNVPKIGDKKIAMLVERFGSLQSIAMAPVEDLTSLLGPGLAREVRDYFN